One window of the Salminus brasiliensis chromosome 1, fSalBra1.hap2, whole genome shotgun sequence genome contains the following:
- the zmat5 gene encoding zinc finger matrin-type protein 5: protein MGKRYYCDYCDRSFQDTLHNRKKHLNGVQHQRAKKAWLDNFRDTAAILQEERAKPPCRKFLQTGQCVFGPNCRYSHLSEMDMKVLEQQIEDERWQKMLPDHEVSEPLVEEWLSRREKKKAAVTTGSVLKIEEEKGAENSDVPPFLRSIPDLPPSLLPPHPGGWRVTIHNDWG, encoded by the exons ATGGGGAAGCGGTATTACTGCGACTACTGCGACCGTAGCTTTCAGGATACACTGCACAACAGGAAGAAACACCTGAACGGCGTTCAGCACCAAAGAGCCAAAAAAGCCTGGCTGGATAACTTCAGAG ACACTGCTGCAATTCTGCAAGAGGAAAGAGCAAAGCCACCATGCAGAAAGTTTCTGCAGACAG GCCAGTGTGTATTTGGGCCTAACTGCCGTTACTCACATTTGTCTGAAATGGATATGAAGGTTTTGGAACAACAGATTGAAG ATGAGAGATGGCAGAAGATGCTGCCTGATCATGAAGTCTCTGAACCTTTAGTGGAAGAGTGGCTTTCCAGACgagaaaagaaaaaggctgCCGTGACGACAGGAAG tgttttaaaaatAGAAGAGGAAAAAGGAGCTGAAAATAGTGATGTGCCACCATTTTTGCGGTCCATCCCTGATCTGCCACCATCACTTCTTCCTCCACACCCTGGAGGATGGAGAGTGACCATCCACAATGACTGGGGCTGA
- the arpc5lb gene encoding actin related protein 2/3 complex, subunit 5-like, b has product MARNTLPSRFRKVEVDEFDENRFVEDHDEAAEQQGPDTAEVDNLLRQGDMMSAFHVALRNPPINSKNPAIKEKAQAVVLRVLTSFKSSDIELAVKSIDRNGIDLLMKYIYKGFEKPCENSSAVLLQWHEKAFAVGGLGSIVRVMTSRKTV; this is encoded by the exons ATGGCGAGGAACACGCTACCGTCTCGCTTCAGGAAGGTGGAAGTAGACGAGTTTGACGAGAACAGGTTCGTGGAGGACCACGACGAGGCGGCCGAGCAGCAGGGGCCGGACACTGCGGAGGTGGACAACCTCCTCAGGCA GGGAGACATGATGTCGGCCTTTCACGTTGCACTAAGAAACCCTCCAATCAACAGCAAGAACCCAGCAATAAAG GAAAAAGCTCAAGCGGTAGTGTTGAGGGTGCTGACATCATTCAAGAGCAGTGACATAGAGCTGGCCGTCAAATCTATAGACAGGAATGGCATCGACCTTCTCATGAAGTACATCTACAAAGGCTTTGAGAAGCCCTGCGAGAATAGCAGTGCAGTTCTGCTGCAGTGGCATGAAAAG GCCTTTGCTGTTGGGGGGCTTGGCTCAATTGTTCGAGTTATGACCTCCAGAAAGACTGTATGA